A region of Lagenorhynchus albirostris chromosome 20, mLagAlb1.1, whole genome shotgun sequence DNA encodes the following proteins:
- the LOC132510991 gene encoding heterogeneous nuclear ribonucleoproteins A2/B1-like, giving the protein MEREEEQFRKLFIGSLSFETTEESLRNYYKQWGKLTDCVVMRDPASKRSRGFGFVTFSSMAEVDAAMAARPHSIDGKVVEPKRAVAREESGKPGAHVTVKKLFVCGIKEDTEEHHLRDYFEEYGKIYAVEIITDRQSGKKRGFGFVTFDDHDPVDKLVLQKYHPINGHNAKVKKALSRQEMQEVQSSRSGRGGNFGFGDSRGGGGNFGPGPGSNFRGGSDGYGSGRGFGVGYNGYGGGPGGGNFGGSPGYGGGRGRYGGGGPGYGNQGGGCRGGYDKYGGGNYGSGNYNDFGNYNQQPSNYGPMKSGNFGGSRNMGGPYGEGNYGPGGGNYGPGGGSGGYGGRRRY; this is encoded by the coding sequence atggagagagaagaggaacaaTTCCGTAAACTCTTTATTGGTAGCTTGAGCTTTGAAACTACAGAAGAAAGTTTGAGGAACTACTACAAGCAGTGGGGAAAACTTACAGATTGTGTGGTAATGAGGGATCCTGCAAGCAAAAGATCTAGAGGATTTGGTTTTGTAACTTTTTCATCCATGGCTGAGGTGGATGCCGCCATGGCTGCAAGACCTCATTCAATTGATGGGAAAGTGGTGGAGCCAAAACGTGCTGTTGCAAGAGAGGAATCTGGAAAGCCAGGGGCTCATGTCACTGTGAAGAAGCTGTTTGTATGTGGAATTAAAGAAGATACTGAGGAACATCATCTTAGAGATTACTTTGAGGAATATGGAAAAATTTATGCCGTTGAGATAATTACCGATAGGCAGTCTGGAAAGAAAAGAGGCTTTGGGTTTGTTACTTTTGATGACCATGATCCTGTGGATAAGCTTGTGTTGCAGAAATACCATCCTATCAATGGTCATAATGCAAAAGTAAAGAAGGCTTTATCTAGACAAGAAATGCAGGAAGTCCAAAGTTCTAGAAGTGGAAGAGGAGGCAACTTTGGTTTTGGAGATTCTCGTGGTGGTGGTGGAAATTTTGGACCAGGACCAGGAAGTAACTTCAGAGGAGGATCTGATGGATATGGAAGTGGTCGTGGATTTGGGGTTGGCTATAATGGGTATGGAGGAGGACCTGGAGGTGGCAATTTTGGAGGTAGCCCTGGttatggaggaggaagaggaagatatGGTGGTGGAGGACCTGGATATGGCAACCAGGGTGGGGGCTGCAGAGGTGGTTATGACAAGTATGGAGGAGGAAATTATGGAAGTGGAAATTATAATGATTTTGGAAATTATAACCAGCAACCTTCTAACTACGGTCCAATGAAGAGTGGAAACTTTGGTGGTAGCAGAAACATGGGAGGACCGTATGGTGAAGGAAACTATGGTCCAGGTGGAGGAAACTATGGTCCAGGTGGAGGAAGTGGGGGGTATGGAGGGAGAAGACGATATTGA